The following proteins are encoded in a genomic region of Paraburkholderia sp. BL23I1N1:
- the queE gene encoding 7-carboxy-7-deazaguanine synthase, translated as MTYAVKEIFYTLQGEGANAGRPAVFCRFAGCNLWSGREEDRAEAVCQFCDTDFVGTDGENGGKYRTPEELVQMIASQWPEGEGERFVVCTGGEPMLQIDQPFVDALHAAGFEIAIETNGSLPVLETIDWICVSPKADAPLVVTKGNELKVVIPQDNQRLSEYAKLDFEYFLVQPMDGPSRDLNTRLAIDWCKRHPQWRLSMQTHKYLNIP; from the coding sequence ATGACTTACGCGGTCAAGGAAATCTTCTACACATTGCAGGGCGAGGGCGCGAATGCCGGGCGTCCGGCCGTGTTCTGCCGGTTCGCCGGCTGCAATCTGTGGTCGGGCCGCGAAGAAGATCGTGCGGAAGCTGTCTGCCAGTTCTGCGATACGGACTTCGTCGGGACGGACGGTGAGAACGGTGGCAAGTACCGCACGCCCGAAGAACTGGTGCAGATGATCGCGTCGCAATGGCCGGAAGGCGAGGGTGAGCGCTTCGTGGTCTGCACGGGCGGTGAACCGATGTTGCAGATCGATCAGCCGTTTGTCGATGCGCTGCATGCCGCCGGCTTCGAAATCGCTATCGAAACCAACGGCTCGCTGCCGGTGCTCGAAACGATCGACTGGATCTGCGTGAGCCCGAAGGCCGACGCGCCGCTCGTTGTCACCAAGGGCAACGAATTGAAGGTCGTGATTCCGCAGGACAACCAGCGGTTGTCCGAGTATGCGAAGCTCGACTTCGAGTATTTCCTCGTCCAGCCGATGGACGGCCCGTCGCGCGACCTCAACACCAGGCTCGCGATCGACTGGTGCAAACGCCATCCGCAATGGCGCCTGTCGATGCAGACCCACAAGTATCTGAACATTCCCTGA
- the queD gene encoding 6-carboxytetrahydropterin synthase QueD: MLTITRKLEFDAGHRIPDHRSQCRNLHGHRYVLEITLQGDLVDTEGAPDRGMVMDFADVKSLAVEHLVDKWDHAFLVYEGDTQVRGFLDTMAGHKTVVLDRIPTVENLAAVAFDILANVYDAHYGVNLRLHKVRLFETPNCWADVVRD; this comes from the coding sequence GTGCTGACGATTACACGAAAACTCGAATTCGACGCGGGCCACCGCATCCCCGATCACCGCAGCCAGTGCCGTAATCTGCACGGCCATCGCTATGTGCTCGAAATCACGCTGCAAGGCGACCTGGTCGACACCGAAGGCGCGCCGGATCGCGGCATGGTGATGGACTTCGCCGACGTGAAGTCGCTCGCGGTCGAACATCTGGTCGACAAGTGGGACCATGCGTTTCTCGTCTACGAAGGCGATACGCAGGTACGCGGTTTTCTGGACACCATGGCGGGACACAAGACGGTCGTGCTCGATCGCATTCCCACCGTCGAAAATCTCGCCGCCGTCGCGTTCGACATCCTCGCGAATGTCTACGACGCGCATTACGGCGTGAATCTGCGTTTGCACAAGGTGCGTTTGTTCGAGACGCCGAACTGCTGGGCCGACGTAGTCCGCGATTGA